One Psychrobacillus glaciei genomic region harbors:
- a CDS encoding helix-turn-helix domain-containing protein: protein MKNNVPENIGDYIRRIRNEKGISINELVKQSGVSKGYISQIENGHFKPSADVLGKLSKSLRADFFELMVKAGYMTKESKENGLDENFITTMIKQLSFNDKKEFILDFICNSDRKYISRSNDLVKLRKESIEEISKIGDIKTLEEDTITDFLIENFYTFGSIGDYLKLLRLHRGISIDEMAHDLDVDKDEYLKNENSLIQGYPLLTEKSEQIGFLLNVGELVSWYSKQQVSKMQREGLVKTVKSFSNGILMKEDRKEKKWTFCIDYLMDNETKISLDHSNDDSQIWEKVSNNFFSIENLLFINKNISINNRLLTEKEKQKALQILQLVFNDSENNS, encoded by the coding sequence ATGAAAAACAATGTGCCTGAAAATATCGGTGATTATATAAGAAGAATTAGAAATGAAAAAGGAATATCAATAAATGAATTAGTAAAACAAAGTGGTGTTTCAAAAGGATATATTTCACAAATAGAAAATGGACATTTTAAACCCTCTGCAGATGTGTTAGGAAAGTTATCTAAATCCTTAAGAGCCGATTTTTTTGAATTAATGGTCAAGGCTGGATATATGACAAAAGAGAGTAAAGAAAATGGATTAGATGAAAACTTTATTACGACAATGATTAAACAATTATCTTTCAATGATAAAAAAGAGTTTATTTTGGATTTTATTTGTAATTCGGATAGGAAATATATCTCTCGAAGTAATGACTTAGTGAAGTTAAGAAAAGAAAGTATTGAGGAAATTAGCAAAATAGGTGATATTAAAACGCTTGAAGAAGATACAATCACTGATTTCTTGATTGAAAATTTCTATACGTTTGGATCAATAGGTGACTATCTAAAATTACTTAGACTTCACAGAGGTATTTCAATAGATGAAATGGCCCACGATTTAGATGTTGATAAAGATGAATATTTAAAAAATGAGAATAGTTTAATTCAAGGCTACCCTTTACTAACTGAAAAAAGTGAACAAATTGGATTTCTTTTAAACGTAGGAGAATTAGTAAGTTGGTATTCAAAGCAACAAGTATCCAAGATGCAAAGAGAAGGGCTTGTTAAAACTGTCAAATCATTTTCAAATGGGATCTTAATGAAAGAGGATAGAAAGGAAAAAAAGTGGACTTTTTGCATTGATTACCTAATGGATAACGAAACAAAAATAAGCTTGGACCATAGCAATGATGACTCTCAAATTTGGGAGAAGGTATCTAATAATTTTTTTAGTATAGAAAACCTTTTATTTATTAATAAAAACATATCAATAAATAATCGTTTACTTACAGAAAAAGAAAAACAAAAAGCCCTGCAAATATTACAACTCGTTTTTAATGATTCGGAAAACAATTCTTAG
- a CDS encoding helix-turn-helix transcriptional regulator: protein MISYTPKKINIYVQMAKKGLNQKTLSKKSKVHPSTISNFMNDRYCISPTTATKLAEILESKIEDLFEIQINPKEVSSK, encoded by the coding sequence ATGATTAGTTACACTCCTAAGAAAATAAATATATATGTACAAATGGCAAAGAAAGGTTTGAATCAAAAAACTCTTAGTAAAAAGTCAAAAGTTCATCCTTCAACTATTTCAAATTTTATGAACGATAGGTATTGTATTTCTCCAACAACAGCTACGAAACTTGCAGAAATTTTGGAATCAAAAATTGAAGATTTGTTTGAAATACAAATAAATCCAAAAGAGGTGAGTAGCAAATGA